DNA from Synechococcus sp. CBW1108:
GGATTTGGAGATCGTCGAGGTGCAGCGGGGCGAGTGGCTCAGCGAAAACGACATCGAAAGGCTGGCCGACGATTTTGGGCGGATCTGATCTGCTGGGCGGTCGGGGGACGGCCAGGGGGACGGCGATCGTGATAAAGTATGAATCTAGCCTTTTTCAAGGGCAGGGCAGTTTTATTAATTTAATTGCGGGCAAGTAACACTGAAAGGTTTGAACAAGTTGGCTAGCCGCGTGCGCGCCTGCTCGGGATCATCAGCTCAGTAATCGTTGCCTTCGTTGGGTTTCTGCCGGCCTGCGTTCAAGGATTTTCCCAGCCAGAGCTTTCCCAAGCCCTGCTTCACCAGGCCCAATTAAATCCAGTGACTGAAATTTCCAGCGGCAGCAGTTCACCCTGCCCCGCCAACCTTGACGCGGCTGCCAACCCAGCCGCAGCCGTCAATCCCCCTGCAGAACAGGGCTTTGGCTGCTTTGGTTTTGGCTCCGAACTCCTCCAGGCCCTAGAGGCCATCGGCTACCGGGAGCCTTCGCCGATCCAGAAGGCCGCCATCCCCGAGCTGATGCTCGGCCGTGATCTGGTGGGTCAGGCCCAGACCGGCACTGGCAAGACGGCGGCCTTTGCCCTGCCCATGTTGGCCCGCCTCGATCCAGCCGAGCGCAAGCCCCAGGTGCTGGTGCTTGCCCCAACCCGGGAACTGGCCCTCCAGGTGGCCGACGCCTTCAACAGCTATGCCTCCCAGTTGAATGGGGTTCGCATCCTGGCGATTTACGGCGGCGCCGATTTCCGCGACCAGATTCACCAGCTCAAGCGCGGTGTGCAGATCGTGGTGGGTACCCCTGGTCGGGTGATGGATCACATGCGCCAGGGCACCCTGGACCTCTCCAATCTGCGGGCCCTGGTGCTCGATGAGGCCGATGAGATGTTGCGCATGGGCTTCATCGACGATGTCGAATGGGTGCTGGAACAACTGCCTGAAAAACGCCAGGTTGTGCTGTTTTCGGCCACCATGCCTGCCGAAATCAGGCGCATATCCCAGAAGTACCTCAACAGCCCTGCCGAGGTCACAATCAGGCAGAAAGCTGCCGATGCCAGCCTCATCCGTCAGCGCTTTCTGATGGTGCATGCTCCCCACAAGCTGGCCGCCCTGGAGCGCGTACTCGAAGCCGAAACCAGTGAAGGCGTCATTGTCTTTGCCCGCACCAAGGCGATCACCATCACCGTGGCTGAGTCCCTGGAGCAGCATGGTTACGACGTGGCAGTGCTCAATGGCGATGTGCCCCAGGCCCAGCGGGAACGCACGATCGAACGGCTCAAAAGCGGCCAGGTGGATGTGCTGGTGGCCACCGACGTGGCGGCCCGCGGGCTCGATGTCGAGCGCATTGGCCTGGTAATCAACTACGACATCCCCTTCGATGCGGAGGCCTACGTGCACCGCATCGGCCGCACCGGCCGGGCCGGCCGCACCGGCGACGCCATCCTGTTTCTTACACCGCGGGAGCGTCGCTTTCTGGGTGGGCTGGAGCGGGTCGTGGCCAAACCGATCGCAGAGATGGAGCTGCCTAGCAACGCCACCATCAACCAGAACAGGCTTGACCGCATGCGGGCCAAGCTCACCGGCTGCCTCCAGACCCCCGAGAGCAGTGAGCAGGAAAGGGCCCTGCTGAGCGAAATTCTGCAGCGGGTGGCCCAGGAGCAGGGTTCCAGCCCCGAGCAGTTGGCCCTGGCTGCCCTGGAGCTGGCCTTGGCCGGCAAACCCCTGCTGCTCCAGGGTGAGGAAAATTTCCATCAGGTGCGCCAGAACGGGCCGGGGCGCGATGGCGGCCGCGATCTGGGGGTTGGCCGTGAGGGGGGGCGGGACCGCGGGCGTGGGGAGCGGCCTTCGGGTCCGCCGGAAGATCACATGGAGCGCTTTCGCGTCGAGGTGGGCTGGCGAGACCGGATCAAGCCAGGCAACATCGTGGGTGCCATCGCCAATGAAGCGGGTCTGAATGGTCGTTCGATCGGCAGAATTCAGATCTTCGACACCCACAGCACCGTCGACCTGCCCAAGGGAATGCCCGAAGACGTGTTCCAAGGCCTGCGCCAGCTGCGGGTCATGAACAAACCGCTGCAACTCTCACGGCTGCAGGGCTAAGGGCAAGGTCGGGGCTGCTCCCACCATTCCACCCACCATGCGTCCTCCCCTGCTGCGATTGGCCCCCCTTGGCTTGCTCCTGCTGGGGCTGCTCGCCAGTGGGAGCGAGAGTCGGGCCACCAGCCTGGCCGAGGTGGTGAAGGCCTTCTGTCTCTCTGCCTATCAGGCCGATCTCAAGCAACAGGGAAAGATCCTCTCGCTGGCCCTGATCGATCGCACCTGCGACTGTGTGGCCGGAAAGGTCGCCCAGGGAAGTGACGTGGAAGAGGCCAACGAGGCCTGCGGGCGTCCGCCGGACCTGCGCTCGGTGAGGATGTCCTCACCGCAGCCAGGTCCAGGGCCCATCAACTAAGCGCAGAGCCTGGTGAGGCTGCCAAGGCCAAGGCTGGAGAGCTCTGCCATGGGTAGGCGTTCGACGGCGGCAATCAAAGAGCACTGGTTGGCGGCAGTTTCACTGCTAACCAAGCTCTGCAGCAGGTCAAAGCGATCCTGGATTGCCAATTCGCCATCTTCGCGCCAGGCGAGGCTCCAGGGGACGGGGGCTTGCATTTTGGGGCTCCCTCTGAATCAGGATTCGCTGACAATGGAGCACGATCGGGGTCTTGGTCGGCGGCCTAAATGGTCTCTTCAGAAGCGCTTCATAATTCTCCATGAAGCCTGGCTTCGGCGGGCCTAGTTGAACCGCCAGTAGGTAAAATAGACAAGATTCGCAGGCGTTCGGCCACCATCAGGCGTGTCCAGGATCCACTGGCACACCCCGAGAACCGCAGCATCTCCCGAATCAGTTCCAGGAATTTGCTCCGTTAATGACCATTTACGTTGGCAACCTCTCGTTTCAAGCTGAGCGCGAGGACCTGCTTGATCTCTTCGGCCAGTACGGAGAGGTGCGCCAGTGCAGCCTGCCCCTCGACCGGGAAACCGGCCGCAAGCGCGGCTTTGCCTTTGTTGAGCTGGCCGATGACGCAGCCGAACAAAATGCCATCGACGATCTCCAGGATGTCGAGTGGATGGGCCGCATGATCCGCGTAAATAAAGCCACCCCCAGGGAAGGGGGCGGTGGCGGTAACCGTGGCGGCGGCGGCGGTGGCTATGGCGGCGGCGGTAACCGCTGGTAAGCCCCCTGCTGCCTCTGCCAGCCCTGGGCCGGCTGATCAAAGCCCTGCGGCCCTATCGCTTCCGGCTGGTTCTGGCGACGGGTTGCTCGGTTTTGAACAAGCTCTTCGATCTGGCGCCTCCGGTGCTGATCGGTTTGGCGGTGGATGTGGTGGTCCAAAAGGACACCTCCTGGCTGGCCCGCTTTGGCACCACCACCGTGCCCAGCCAGTTGGGGCTGCTGGCGGTGCTCTCCTTTGTGATCTGGAGCGCCGAGTCGAGCTTCGAATACCTGCAAGGGCTGCTCTGGCGCAACCTGGCCCAGAGGTTGCAGCACCAGCTGCGACTTGAGGCCTACGACCACCTCCAGCAGCTGGAGATGGGCTTTTTTGAGCTGGGCAGCAGTGGCCGGCTGATGGCGGTCCTGGGCGACGACATCAACCAACTGGAGCGCTTCCTCGACCATGGCGCCAACGAGATCCTGCAGCTGATCACCACCGTGGTTGTGGTGGGCGCCGCGATGGTGCTGC
Protein-coding regions in this window:
- a CDS encoding DEAD/DEAH box helicase; protein product: MTEISSGSSSPCPANLDAAANPAAAVNPPAEQGFGCFGFGSELLQALEAIGYREPSPIQKAAIPELMLGRDLVGQAQTGTGKTAAFALPMLARLDPAERKPQVLVLAPTRELALQVADAFNSYASQLNGVRILAIYGGADFRDQIHQLKRGVQIVVGTPGRVMDHMRQGTLDLSNLRALVLDEADEMLRMGFIDDVEWVLEQLPEKRQVVLFSATMPAEIRRISQKYLNSPAEVTIRQKAADASLIRQRFLMVHAPHKLAALERVLEAETSEGVIVFARTKAITITVAESLEQHGYDVAVLNGDVPQAQRERTIERLKSGQVDVLVATDVAARGLDVERIGLVINYDIPFDAEAYVHRIGRTGRAGRTGDAILFLTPRERRFLGGLERVVAKPIAEMELPSNATINQNRLDRMRAKLTGCLQTPESSEQERALLSEILQRVAQEQGSSPEQLALAALELALAGKPLLLQGEENFHQVRQNGPGRDGGRDLGVGREGGRDRGRGERPSGPPEDHMERFRVEVGWRDRIKPGNIVGAIANEAGLNGRSIGRIQIFDTHSTVDLPKGMPEDVFQGLRQLRVMNKPLQLSRLQG
- a CDS encoding RNA-binding protein gives rise to the protein MTIYVGNLSFQAEREDLLDLFGQYGEVRQCSLPLDRETGRKRGFAFVELADDAAEQNAIDDLQDVEWMGRMIRVNKATPREGGGGGNRGGGGGGYGGGGNRW